The genomic segment ctccacaTCCCGGTCCATCTCacactcttccgatcctcagacacctcgagcagcggactcgctgtttccacatccagggtgacggagtctggggggagaagcagagaatcagagagtccccgggggtcggggggagactcgggcagcgcggccccgggaccgggggagaagcCGCTAGGCCTCGGGCACAGCCGGGCGGAAAACTGAAAATTTGCCCCgagctttctttcccctccccctgccaccTAATATGGACAACAGAAAGCTATGCTCTGTAGTCTtggctacactggaatttagaaggatgagagggggtctcattgaaacatataagattattaagggatttgacacgctagaggcaggaaacatgttcccaatgttgggggagtccagaaccaggggccacagtttaagaataaggagtaggccatttagaacggagatgaggaaaacctttttcactcagagagttgtaaatctgtggaattttctgcttcagaaggcagtggaagccaattttcTCGATGCttggttcaagagagagttagattgagctgttaatgatagtggagtcagggggtgtggggagagagcaggaacggggtactggttgtgaatgatcggccatgatcacattgaatggcggtgctggcctgaagggccgaatggcctactcctgcacctattgtctattgtctatacaattCCACTCTgcgaaaaagggttctgactgtcaaccctgtctatgcctctcataattaaaaataattctaTCAGTTTCCTCTCAGCCTTTGACACTCCATATGAAACAAGCAAATGTATCCGACCTCTCCTAATAGCTaattccctctaatccaggcagcattctagtaaacctcttctgcacatttcccaaggcatccacattcttcctgcaaagggatgaccagaactgcacaaaattctCCAAGTCCTGGAAAGCTGAAACATAATTTCCTGACTCTTCGTGTATGTTACTACAGAGTCTGTGGGTTACTCAGGTAAATATATTCAGTGTGCCTAAAGATGATCAAATCCAGTTTACAGTGGGAACGTAAATGGAGGAGGTTGTGCCCACGAACGGGAGTTTTTTTCTTGTGAATGTGTTTAAGGGTATATATGTCAAGCCGATGAAACTGTGCGTGCTTTTCTGAGACTAGATCTTGGGCCAAGATCTATCCGGTCTCGTTCTTACAATGCATCAGTGTGGGGTTTGAGAAAGTCTGTGCGGCTCAAGGGTCCAACAGGGGGCAGACCCGAGTCAACCAGAGTCATCGACAGTCACTCACAGGTTAGGCAGGGCCCATGGCACAGATCTCCACAGGACACCCTCGTATCCTCATGACTATACTGCTCATTCGTTGTACATTATAATTTAATTCCGTTACTTCCAATTTCCTGACTACCGTGGTAGAATTCAAACTCATGGGTCAGCGTGTTTTTGCGGAGTGGGTGGGTCGGGATGCATTGGTTCATCCAACAGCCTGGGTATTTGTTGTATCGTGCTCCTGTGTTGCATGTGTTCCAGGATCTAACATCTCCAGCTGACCATGTGTGCGTGAGGTTTCTCAGCCCGTGGGTTGGCGCAGGAATGAAACTCCAATTACCATTCAGTGCACTATCTTGAACAATCTTTGCATCACATAAAAACATCAATATGTCCCACAAACCAACTGAAATAAGTCCAtatgttttaccttgtttaaTGCAGTCCAACGTTTCTACCAACGTTGTCTTCAACAAAAAGAGGTGGTTGAACTTTGCAGCCGTTATGGCACCATCTTTCACTGACAATGAATGGATCTCATCACTaatcctgcaaatattaaatagCTGATTCCAAATTGTGCATTGATTTTTATGAGGAAATATGTTACATGTAGAGTTTCAGTGAAGAACAtgccctaccttcgcttgcgaacagcttcctcctgaaataaataaaacacaagactgaatTGACCGAGACGGAACTACTGAGAGCATGAATTTCACCCAGATTAATAGCTGTTAAAAATTACCATTTCTCCACTCTCACTcccactgacacacagagaagaatAATGATATTGCAGACATAGAACCGATGAAGGAAGTATATAAATTATTCTAAAAATTACACGATGCTGACAGGATAGTCTGGACAGGTTGTGCGTTTCAGCCGAataaggattaggccatttagagcggagatgaagagaaactttttcagccagagagttgtgaatctgtggaattctctgcctcagaaggcagtggaggccaattctctggatgctttcaagagagagctagatagaggataGATActctttctattgagggcgtgcagcgtaggtttactaggttaattcccggaatggcgggactctcgtatgttgaaagtctggagcgactaggcttgtacacactggaatttagaaggattagaggggatcttatcgaaacatataagattattaagaggttggacacgttagaggcaggaaacatgttcccaatgttgggggagtccagaaccagaggccacagtttaagaataaggggtaggccatttataacggagatgtggaaaaccttttcagtcagagagttgtgaatctgtggaattctctgcgtcggaaggcagtggaggacatttctctgaatgcatccaagagagagctagatagagctctgaaggatagcggagtcaggggttatggggagaaggcaggaacggggtactgattgagaatgatcagccatgatcacattgaatggagttgttggctcgaagggctgaatggtctactcctgcacttgttatctcttgtctattgaatatgatgttagtgatgtgtaggaaggaactgcagatgcatagacaatagacaacatagttgaatttgtttcaaatatatcaGACGCCATTTTGTGATGTTGCACATTTatagaagcaaatttaaataGACTTCCTTACCTTTAGAAATATCacgctgtctttttgttccatcagttcctgtaaacgcaggagtttctcctgaatagaatttaaattctcttgaatctcccgaagatttttctccattagatTTAGAATCCGCTGCTCATCTTCGCGgatatctttgaggaagtacttttctttctcagtgataatctggtgcagttcaacaAACTGGGATAtgacatgggactgaaggctgtgtgactcttcctgtcaaatgaatgctgaagattaacataatatatttctgtattgtGTTTGCTTACAGAATAAGTGCCCATCAGCGTCCGGTTGTCAGAATTATCTAATCAATCaaattctctcacattttcctgaaacaaagaagtgtaattctccttcccattcccacactgacctttctgtcccaggtctcctccattgtcagagggaggctaattgcaaaattggaggaacagcatctcatatttcgcttgggcagctttcagcacAGTAATATTGActtttctcacttcaggtagccccggcattccctctctctatccctcccccacccaagtcgcactaacttctcactttcaccccatcccaatggcatgtttcctttatcgtcgttacttgtttccatatcttttattcattgttctttatttctctgcgTCATCGTCTACTCCctgtccctcgtttcccttatctctaaccagtctggagaagggtctcgtcccgaaacgtcacccattcattctctccagagatgctgccagtcccgctgagttactccagctttttgtcatgatcttcggttcaaaccagcatctgcagttcctcccaacgcACCTAATTTCAGCAGTCAATTGATCCAACATGTCCACTACACATTAAAATGAGCAACGTTACATAAAAATTCCAGACAGGAAGGCCTCACCCGAACTTTGGAAATCTTTCGTAGTTGTTGCTGTTCTATTTCTTcgatatcagatttatttttcgtGACAGATTCTATGGCCGATTTTACCCGAGCCTGGGATCAAAGAATATAGACGTTAGACAACAAAGAATGAACAAGGTAAATAAATATACAAATCTGTTTGCATTAACCTTGTAGATGTCGACAACTTCTTTAATCGGCTGGAAGCTGTGGTTTCTGTGTTCCAGCGGATCTCGACAAACCAGACAGATCAGTTTCTTGtcattttcacaaaacagcttcatttcttcctgatgttcctcgcagaaaagcttacttcccttctcttctgtattcaggctcagtgctcgagctttctcagccagtctcgccaaggcccgattgactttgagggtgcggtctgcaatctcctctctacattccgggcaggggtttctcccctccctgccccaactctgtgtgatacaggagcggcagtagttgtgcccgcactccagtgtaaccgggtcggtgaagaaatccaggcagatgggacaaactgcctcctcggttaaactctcgaccttgtctttcgaagccattttaattcccggCACAAAGGTTCGAAGTCTATTTGCTTTTGGGAGCGGCTGAATTCCTGCAGTATCGCGTTATCCACTCTGCACCCTGCCACGTCGTATAATGAATGGTAAttgactgcaatagacaatagataatagacgcaggaggaggccattcagcccttcgagccagcaccaccattcactgtgtaacaaaataactgcgaatgctggtacaaatcgaaggtatttattcccaaaatgctggagtaactcagcaggtcaggcagcatctcaggaaagaaggaatgggcgacgtttcgggtcgagacccttcttcagactgatgtcagggggcgggacaaaggaaggatataggtggagacaggaagaaaatgggagatctgggaagaggatgggaagcgagggacagagtcgatgttcataccgctgggctgcaagctgcccaggcaaaatatgagatgctgttcctccaattcccggtgggcctcactatggcactggaggaggcccatgacagaaaggtcagactcggaatgggaggggaagttgaagtgctcagccaccgggagatcagattgtctaatgcggactgagcgcaggttttgagcgaagcaatcgccgagcctgcgtttggtttcgccgatgtaaataagttgacatctggaacagcggatgcaatagatgaggttggaggaggtgcaggtgaacctctgtctcacctggaaagattgtttgggtcctttgcatggagttgagggggaaggaaaagggacaggtgttgcatctcctgcggttgaggggaaagtgcccggggatggggtggtttgggtaggaagggacgagtggacaagggacaaggagagaacggtctctgcggaacgcagaaaggggaggggatgggaagatatggccagtggtggggtcccgttgtaggtgacggaaatgttggatgacgatttgttggatccgctggctggtggggtggaagatgagaacgagggggatttttTCCTTGTTacggtttgggggagggggagcaagaatggagctgcgggatgtagaagagaccctagtgagagcctcatctataatggaagaggggaagccccgtttcctgaagaattaggacatctctgatgcccgagtgtgaaacacctcatcccgggcgcagatgtggcgtagacggaggaattgggagtagtggatagactttttgcaggagaccgggtgggaagaagtgtagtccagatagctgtgccagtcagtgggtttatagtagatgtcaggcaccagtctgtctcctgtgatggagatggtgaggaccagaaatgggagggagataacAGAGATAGTCCACGTGTATttcagggcaggatggaaattggaagtgaagtgtatgaagtcaaacaacattcaatgtgatcatggctgatcattcccaaacactaccccgttcctgccttttccccataaccccccccccccccactccgctatcattaagagctctatctagctctctcttgaaagcatccagagaattggcctccactaccttctgaggcagagagttccacagatttacaactctctgagtgaaaaggtttttcctcatctccgttgtcaatggcctaccccttattcttaaactatggcgcctggttctggactcccccaacattgggaacatgtttcgtgcctccaacgtgtccaatcccttaataatcttatatatttcaataaaatcccctctcatccttctaaattccagtgtatacaagtcaatTCGCTCctctctttcaacatacgacagtcccagaattccgggaattaacctagtgaacctaagctgcacgccctcaatagcatgaatatccctcctcaaatttggagaccaaaactgcacacagcactccaggtgcgtttTCACTAGGGcaatgaacaactgcagaaggacctctttgctcctatactcaactccccttgttatgatggccaacatgccattggctttcttcattgcctgctgtacctgcatgcttcctttcagtgactgatgcactcggacacccagatctcattgtacgtccccttttcctaacttgacaccattcagataataatctgcctttctattactatcaccaaagtggataagctcacatttctccacattaaactgcaagggTTCATTGTGTAGATGTCCGAGCAAACCTCCAACTAATCTCACAGGAGGGAGCGGCCGTTAGTTCTTGAAAGTGAATATACCAGAGATATGGACCTGGGACAGTGTAAAGCAGAGCAATGGGGAGCAAGGCCAAAATGGTGCCATACGTGGATGGGAAACGATGGTGAAATATAAATTTAGACCAACTGTTAAATGGTAACGTGCGAACACCGGTGAAATGTGGCGTTCCACTGTCTCTCGGTGTAAtctacacgtgtaggaaggaactgcagatactggtttaaaccgaagatagacactaaaagctggagtaactcaacgggtctgacagcacctctggagaaaaggaatgggcgacgtttcgggtcgagacccttcttcagagtgagcgtTAGGGGAAAGAGGTACGATAGATATAGACGTGGatgcagagagatgtagaacacatgaatgaaaaatatgcaaaaaaaagttagggtgttaacggaaacaggccattgttagctgggtatttattcacaaaatgctggagtaactcagcaggtcaggcagcatcaccgggggTGACTGTGACATTCCCGTTGACTGCCCTTTAGTTTTCCATCGCATGCGGGCACTATTGTGGTACAGCTAAAATGACCTGCTGTCGCACAGATACAACTGGTGctcgctgtgtggagtttggacgttctcgctCTAGCCTCGCCGACCTCTCCTCGATAGTCCGGTTCAGTCGCACTAAAAAATAGAGTTGCTTCTGTTCTTTGGTAACGATTGAAGGGATTTAGCGGAACACGGGGCGAGCTAAACTGGGAATTAGTTTAAACGGGTGCTTGAGAGCTTGACGAGAAGCCACACAGATTCACAGAAttatacaacgtgctggagtaactcggcgggtcaggcaccatctctggaaaacgtatcggtgatgtttcgggttgggacccttcttcggactggagaTGGACCCGCACCCgaacgtcatctacccatgtaTTATCCCAAGAAAGATCCCGTCCCGAaacctcgcctatccatgttcttcagggttgCTACCTGgccgccgagttgctccagcattttgcggttCCTTTTTCCTACTTCATGAAGATAAACTCCGAGAACTCTCCGAATCCCACGGACAATGAACGTTTCCATGCGTTCTCGAGGAACAGCACTTCGTCtcgtgagtataggagcaaagaggctcttctgcagttgtatagggccctagtgagaccgcacctggagtaatgtgtgcagttttggtctccaaatttgaggaaggatattattgttcttgagagcgtgcagcgtaggtttactaggttaattcccggaatggcgtgactgtcgtatgttgaaagactggagcgactaggcttgtatacactggaatttagaaggatgagaggggatcttatcgaaacataagattattaaggggttgaacacgttagaggcaggaaacatgttcctaatgttgggggagtccagaaccaggggccacagtttaagaataaggggtaggccatttagaacggcgatgaggaaaaacgttttcagtcacaagttgtaaatctgtggaattctctgcctcagaaggcagtggaggccaattctctgaatgcattcaagagagagcgagatagagctcttacggatagcggagtcaggggatatggggagaaggcaggaacggggtactgattgagaatgatcagccattatcacattgaatggcggtgctggctcgaagggccgaatggcctgctcctgcacctattgtctattgtccattgtctattgagtaggCGCGTTAGAAACCTGAGCCTCAGCGGCGGAGAGAAGGGGGGTCGCGATAGACCCGCGATCAGCGGCCGATGagcgtgagagggggaggggaagacgatggtggacccagcgtggggggagcgGCGTGAGGCACGGTGGGAGACCCGgtgttgggaaggggagggggcgacCGCtggactctagttttagaatcctcagtCCAGGGGAATAGTCTActttgtttagacaatagacaataggtcgcaggagtaggccgttcggcccttcgagccagcaccaccattaatgtgatcatggctgatcattctcaatcagtatcccgttcccgccttctccccataccccccccccccccttgactccgctatccttaagagctctatctaactctctctcttgaatgcattcagagaatagacaatagacaatagatgcaggagtaggctattcggccgttcgagccagcaccaccattcaatgtgatcatggctgatcatcctcaatcagtaccccgttcctaacttctccccataccccctgactccgctatcctttagagccctatctagccctctcttgaaagcattcagagaattggcccccactgccatctgaggcagagaattccacagattcacaactctctgactgaaaaagtttttcctcatctccgctcgaaatgacctgccccttatttcagatacgaaaaaaatacaacttgcaaataaaaaatttcaatacaatactttacatacttacagaacagaaaaacgaatattacgaactaaacaaaggtattatgaattaggagaaagagcgcacaaggtattggcatggcaactgaaagaagaacaaatattaagaacaataaattcaattagaacagatcaaaacattattacttataaacctagagaaatcaatgaggtatttaagcaattctacactaatctgtatcattctgaatctgaaaaggatgaaattaagataaatatttttttatccaagatacaattaccaacaatctctaatgaggagcagatgggactaaatgcctcctttactttgagagaagtggaggaagtattacattctttaccaagtaataaatcaccaggcgaagatggtttcccgcctgagttctataaaaaaattaaagatttgttgttaccagtatttatggaagtgatacatcaagcggaaaaaacttttacattaccagaatccttctcaatggcaattataaccgtaattccaaaaaaagggaaagaccctttaaaagcttcttcttatagaccaatatcattgttgaataagaaaataactgcagatgctggtacaaattgatttattcacaaaatgctggagtaactcagcaggccaggcagcatctcgggagagaaggaatgggagacgtttcgggtcgagacccttcttcattataaAATAGTcgctaagcttttggcaaggagattggcagaatttttacctaagctggttaaagaggaccaaactggatttgtcaaaaaaaaggagattatctgataatgtagcaagatttataaatattttacatttagcacagaaaaggaaGGAATTGAGtgcagcagttgctttagatgctgaaaaggcgtttgacaggttagaatgggattttttatttaaagtattagagaagtatggattgggacatggtttcattaactgggtaaaagctctttataaacaacctaaagccaaagtggggacaaatggccaatcttctcaatcatttaatttggaaagatctagttgacagggatgtcccttgtcaacaGCTTTTTTTGtattggctattgaacctctggcagaactaataagatcagatttagactttagaaggatttaaagttaatcaggaaaatcacaaaattactttatttgcagatgatgttttaatttgtcttactagaccattggaatccttaagaaaattatatttcagactggaagaatacgggaaagtatcaggatacaaaattaataaagataaaactgaaataatgcctctttttgaaggcaattatgatcaatgtaaaagagaaagtcagtttaaatggcaaacagaaggcattaagtacctaggggttaaagtagataataagttaaataatctgtataaactaaattataaaccactaatttaaaaaaatagatgaggacctgaagaaatggatgaattttccaattacattgctagggagagtgaactgtattaagatgaatatttttccgaggatacagtatttattccaaacactaccTATACCATTaccaaattttttttttcaagaattgaattaaattgtgcgaaattttctttggaaaggtaaaatgccaagagtgtctatggaaaaattaacatggaaatttgaattaggtggattgcaatgaccaaattttaaaaattactatctggcagcacaaatgagttttatttcatccttttatccagagggtggaaaaacagcatgggttaaaattgaaatggataaaataaaaggactatgcccagaagaatttatctataagtgggaagcgaagctattagttaaggatcaagagtctcctttgctaaaacatttaattaatacattgttgaaaacagttaaagctaatgataaaagattttttctaacagctaaaactccattagtaaaaaataaattactgccgtttgcttggaataatcaaatattacaagtctgggaacagaagggtattaaacatataagagattgctatgaaggaaataattttttgacgttttctcaattgagaaacaaatatcaaattccagggaatagttttttttttctattatcaactacaatcttttttaagggaaaagttaggtaattcaatgtttctatttcaaattaaaggaattgaatccctgattcagggcaagggaactaaaaaaattatatcttcaatgtataaattattacaaaaatctagtccaaagataggaattcaaaaatcaagacaaagatgggaaacagatctgaatattagcattgatgaaccaagttgggaaagattgtgtttagaaagtatgaaaaatactattaatgtgagatatagtttagtacaatataattttttacatcaattatatttaactccgaaaaaattaaacaatttaaatccaaatttacctgacatttgttttagatgcaaccaggatgtgggtacttttttacactccacatgggcatgtccgaaggtaactcctttttggaaagacctaaaaaactttttggaacaattgatgaataagaccataccattgggttTAAGgtttttttattgggagatactaaaggaatattaccaaggttaattttagataaatatcagaaaagatttctcaaaatagcaatagcaataccaaaaaaatgtgtagcggtcacttggaaagatcacaatgaaataagaattgaaagatggtatccAGAAATGcgcagttgtatcccattagaaaaagctacttataatctgagaaatagata from the Rhinoraja longicauda isolate Sanriku21f unplaced genomic scaffold, sRhiLon1.1 Scf001244, whole genome shotgun sequence genome contains:
- the LOC144591616 gene encoding zinc-binding protein A33-like, with product MASKDKVESLTEEAVCPICLDFFTDPVTLECGHNYCRSCITQSWGREGRNPCPECREEIADRTLKVNRALARLAEKARALSLNTEEKGSKLFCEEHQEEMKLFCENDKKLICLVCRDPLEHRNHSFQPIKEVVDIYKARVKSAIESVTKNKSDIEEIEQQQLRKISKVREESHSLQSHVISQFVELHQIITEKEKYFLKDIREDEQRILNLMEKNLREIQENLNSIQEKLLRLQELMEQKDSVIFLKEEAVRKRRISDEIHSLSVKDGAITAAKFNHLFLLKTTLVETLDCIKQDSVTLDVETASPLLEVSEDRKSVRWTGMWRSLPDTGKRFTDWPCVLGSEGFTSGRHYWEVDVAGSTYWSLGVATESVERKRQVELTPETGVWSIERDGNELNAVTSPPSRLPARPIPGRVGVYLSYESGTVSFYDACTKSHLHSFTGNKFTEKLYPFLGPWQETGWLRICSGTAPGV